The Salvelinus namaycush isolate Seneca chromosome 5, SaNama_1.0, whole genome shotgun sequence genome segment TGTAAATGACAATACGCCAGTATTTAGCCAATCCCTTTACAAGGCATGTGTTTCTGAAAACGTTGCCTTTGCGTCATCTATATTAACAATCACCGCCACTGATTTAGATGAGGGGGTAAATGGTGATCTTGTTTATTCTTTCATTGAACGGGGACATTTTAACCCTGCCGATACATTTTCCATCAATTCAGACACAGGTGAAATTAAACTTAAGGGGAAGTTAGATTATGAGGAAAACGCTGCATACGAAATTCGTGTGCAGGTGTCAGATCGTGGGCACTCTCCTCGCAGTGCCCATGGTAAAGTGTTAGTGGAAGTTATTGATGTTAATGACAATACCCCTGAAATATCCGTGACGTCACTTATGAGCCCAGTGAGAGAGGATGCTGAGTTAATGTCTGTGGTCGCCTTGGTCACGGTAAATGATAAAGATGGAGGTAAAAATGGCCTCACCAACTGTAATCTTGTAGGGTCTGTCCCTTTCAAACTAAAGTCGAACTACAAAAACGATTATTCTTTAGTGGTAGACGGGCCTCTTGATAGGGAGAGCACTGCTCAGTACAATGTCACCATCACAGCTACGGATGAAGggacccctcctctctccagcaCCAGAGTTATTACTGTAGACGTTTCTGATGTGAATGACAACACTCCTCGCTTCTCAGAATCAATTATTAATGTTTATGTGAAAGAGAACAGTCCGGTAGGTGACGTCATTTATACGACGTCTGCTTTTGATCCAGATTCAGATGAAAATGCAAAAGTGACATATTCATTATTAGATAAAAGTGTTTCAATATCATCAGCTGTAAATATAAACTCAGATACAGGAGATATAATCAGTCTTCAGTCTTTTAACTATGAGGAGATAAAAAAGTTCCAGTTTAAAGTTCAGGCCACAGACTCTGGTATTCCTCCGCTCAGCAGCAACGTGACTGTGAACGTTTTTATTCTGGATGAGAATGACAACAGACCTGGGATTCTCGCGCCCTATTCTGATCACGGCTCCGTTAACTCTGAGAACATTCCCTATTCTGCTGAAGCGGGCTACTTTGTGGCCAAGATCAGGGCTGTAGACTCCGACTCTGGCTACAATGCGCTGCTTTCTTATCACATCTCTGAGCCTAAGGGGACCAACCTCTTCCGAATCGGAACCAGCACCGGGGAACTAAGGACTAAGAGGCGAATGAGTGACAATGACCTGAAAACTCACCCGTTGGTGGTGTTGGTTTCTGATAACGGAGAACCCTCACTGTCAGCGACTGTGTCTATCGATGTAGTGGTGGTTGAAAGTACAGGTGAAATACAGACTCAATTCAAAAATGTACCGAGAAAGGAGGAGAGCTTCTCTGATTTAAACCT includes the following:
- the LOC120047051 gene encoding protocadherin alpha-3-like; translated protein: MGSQRQREIVWIQCVALLCLFDWSAAQISYSVSEEVDKGTFVGNLAKDLNLNVHELESRGLRIVSGHSRPKRYFEANLKTGILYVNERLDREELCPNTVKCSLNIQAILSHPTQLHRIEVNIFDINDNAPSFRETVKLLNISESSYPGERYLLPVANDADTGSNSVKSYKLSPNEYFSLDVQSGGEQSVSAELVLQKALDREKQPVIQLTLTAVDGGNPPRSGTLQIIVNVMDVNDNTPVFSQSLYKACVSENVAFASSILTITATDLDEGVNGDLVYSFIERGHFNPADTFSINSDTGEIKLKGKLDYEENAAYEIRVQVSDRGHSPRSAHGKVLVEVIDVNDNTPEISVTSLMSPVREDAELMSVVALVTVNDKDGGKNGLTNCNLVGSVPFKLKSNYKNDYSLVVDGPLDRESTAQYNVTITATDEGTPPLSSTRVITVDVSDVNDNTPRFSESIINVYVKENSPVGDVIYTTSAFDPDSDENAKVTYSLLDKSVSISSAVNINSDTGDIISLQSFNYEEIKKFQFKVQATDSGIPPLSSNVTVNVFILDENDNRPGILAPYSDHGSVNSENIPYSAEAGYFVAKIRAVDSDSGYNALLSYHISEPKGTNLFRIGTSTGELRTKRRMSDNDLKTHPLVVLVSDNGEPSLSATVSIDVVVVESTGEIQTQFKNVPRKEESFSDLNLYLLIAIASVSVIFLLSVIILIAVKWHNTDDSFKRYGAPMITTHPDGSWSYSKSTQQYDVCFSSDTLKSDVVVFPAPYPPADAELISINGNDTLNRTQTLPNQDKWALLSMVLKAR